A segment of the Fusarium musae strain F31 chromosome 2, whole genome shotgun sequence genome:
TTCGTGGGCctaaaatatagtataagtattaagaAAGCACAAATTGCCAGGGGTGTGCCGTACAAAAGGCAGGCCGCAGTAGCCACAAACAGCAATCTCGGGCTTGtcggtgttgatgaagactCTAGGATGACCCTCAGGGCCACCACCGCCATTGCAGGCAACAATGCGGTCGTGCGTCCATGTAACGGGTTGCTTGTGAATCATCTCAATGGCGGCTTTGGGTTGAGGCTATAAACACGGTTAGTGATTTGATATTCCCTCTTAGCTCCCTCGCCTCGGTTGTACCTGGAGATCGAAGTCGGTCTGCTCGAATCGGGGGCCGGTCATGGCCTGAGAACGCGGTCTCTGGCTACGGGACCAGACACCGACGCGGTTGGGAGCTTGATTGATCTCAACAGGCTTGTTCTCGTTGACCGGGGCGGGGGCAGTCTCATTAGTTTTGGTAGAGACAGCAGCCTCGAATTGCCGAGCGGAGGTGGTGAAGGCGCGCTGGCAGAGGCGCGCACCACGCGCAAAGACGCCAATTGCTCTCAATTGAGATGTTGCCATTGTAAATTCGTCAATATCCCTGTGTGCGAATCGAGTCGTCAGTGTCGGCGCTGGAGGATCTTTTCGTGGATGTGAGGTATTGAACTTGGCTGTTTGATGATTGCAGCTCCG
Coding sequences within it:
- a CDS encoding hypothetical protein (EggNog:ENOG41), with product MATSQLRAIGVFARGARLCQRAFTTSARQFEAAVSTKTNETAPAPVNENKPVEINQAPNRVGVWSRSQRPRSQAMTGPRFEQTDFDLQPQPKAAIEMIHKQPVTWTHDRIVACNGGGGPEGHPRVFINTDKPEIAVCGYCGLPFVRHTPGNLCFLNTYTIF